From one Variovorax sp. PBL-H6 genomic stretch:
- a CDS encoding HU family DNA-binding protein has product MNRIELVEKIATGHNLSKAEAARVLETVTSSIVNAVKKDDSVQIVGFGTFKQVARAARSGFNPQAGTKIKIAATKVPKFVAGAAFKAAIDPKAAKRKAEKAAAKPVAKPAVKKAAPKKAVAKKK; this is encoded by the coding sequence ATGAATCGCATCGAACTGGTCGAGAAGATCGCCACCGGCCACAACCTGAGCAAGGCCGAAGCCGCGCGCGTCCTCGAAACAGTCACCAGCTCCATCGTCAACGCCGTGAAGAAGGACGACTCTGTCCAGATCGTCGGCTTTGGCACTTTCAAGCAGGTTGCCCGCGCAGCGCGCTCCGGCTTCAACCCCCAGGCAGGCACGAAGATCAAGATCGCGGCGACCAAGGTGCCGAAGTTCGTCGCCGGCGCCGCCTTCAAGGCCGCCATCGACCCGAAGGCCGCCAAGCGCAAGGCCGAGAAGGCTGCGGCGAAGCCCGTCGCGAAGCCCGCGGTGAAGAAGGCTGCACCGAAGAAGGCGGTCGCCAAGAAGAAGTAA